In Exiguobacterium sp. 9-2, the genomic window GATCTTTTTGAGTCGTCGTTGTTTGTTTCTGCAATGCTTTGATTTTCTTATCTTTTTCGGCCAATTGCGCTTTTGCCTGTTTTTGCGCATCCGCGATCTTCTTCTCTTGTTCCGGGAAGAACCGTTCGAAACGGGCGACTGCTTCTTCGAGACTCACGCCAGAAATCGGTTGAACCGGTGGAAGTAGTTCCGCTTGCGCCATTTGACGGTCAAACGGCACATTCTCAGGATAATTCGTCTCTTGGTAAATGTGTTCAAGATCATTCACGTTCAAGAAGTCAACGAAGTTGTCGAAGTTACGTGCTTGAACACGTACTGGACTTTGGAAATCAGCATTGGCTACGACGTCGGATAATTGTGTATCCGCTTTGATGTCGTTCGCCCAAATATGCGTCAACTGATGATAATCCGTTAGTTCGCGCATTCGTGCATCCTTTGGAATGAGGATACTCGGCGTACCCGCAAGCGTTGCTGTGATATTTCCATGCAAGCGCGCACCAAAACTGAGGTCTGCCTGCCCGATGAAATCGAACCATGTTTGTGCGTTCAAGAAGAAACGAACACGATCGTTCATGTAAGCAGGATCCGACATCTTCACCGGATAGTTCGTCACGGACAAATCTGCGATCGGATGCGTTCCTGTATACGTCAATTTCAGTTCCTTCATCCATTGGGGAATGAAGTAATGATTCGGATACTCTTCCATTCCGCGCGTAATGAAATCAAGAACATTTTGTGGTGCTAAACGTGACGAGTTGACCGTAATCATCGACTCGGGCGTAATGTTCGTTTCACGAATATGTAAGTCGCGACCAAACGCGTACATCGAAGGACATCCGATGACACGATGATCAATGCCTTCGCGAAAACCAAGACGCGTCAAGTATTTCGACGTGATTTCCCCACGAAGACCAAGCATGCTTGAGCGCTCAAGTACAGCGCTGACGAATGCTTTGACATCTTCATCGAACGGGAATCCGCCGTCTAGATCTGGTTCAAACGGTGCACGTAAGCCTACACCGATGACGACGACTGGAATTTTTAATTTCTTGATAAGGCGGGTGTACTTCCGCAACGTCGGTACGAATTCTTTTCGGAATGCATCCGCTAACGGAATGACATAAAGATCAAAGTTGGCATTGATTTCGTCCGCCCGTTCTTCATCGTAATAGTAATAGTCCGGTGTAATCGTCGTACCTTCTGTCATCAACGTCCGAAAGATACTGTATTGATAAATGAGATTTCCAACGTTTCCTCCAATGGAATTATGTTTCATCAAATAAGGAGCATCGAACTGTTCGAATGGTGTCATACCTGCACGAATAATAATACGTTTCATAATGGATAAACTTCCCCTCTCGTCTGCTTCATTCGTCCTTGCAAGAAAAAATGCGGAAAAATATATTATCACTTTTTTTCAATCTCATTAACAATAGATGAACTTTATTTCGGAAGTCAACGATTCCTAGGGGAAACAGGTCTTTCGTCATCAAAACGAAACATTTGTACTACTCCATTATTTTTCTAAAATAGAAAAATGTAACTATTTAATCGTTCCAAGATACATGCGTAAGTTTGCTTCGACTAATTTTAAAGCTCTGAACCGTTCTGTCGAAGTAGGTTTTAACAAGGCGCTGAAAAAATGTTCCACTTCGACTGGCTGACCTTTTTCCATATCGCGCAACATCGACGATTTCATCGTATCTTCCATCGCATGCATCTGCTTCAATAGCACCGTTTCTGTATCGTCATTGAAGACCGCGCCCTGTTCTTCCATCGCCTGTTTCGCTTCGTTCATGACGTCTACAATCATCTGACGCCCGACAGCTTCTTCCCGAATCGAACCGATTGCTGAACGAAATAGCGTCGTCACACCCGCAAATGTCGAAATAAAAAGATACTTTTGCCACATGTCATCCATGATATGCATCGAGTACGCCATCGGTGCCTTCGCTTTCGCAAAACGTGTTGCGATCTCCTGCAAACGAGCTGTTGGTTTGCCGGTTCGTGAGCCAAACAACAGTCGATGTGACGGACTCGTCTGTAAAATGCGTCCTTCTGCATCAAGCGTCGATTCAATGAAGCAAAGACCGCCCAGTACACGCTCTTCTCCGAAGACTTCTGTTAACCGACGAATATGTTGCATGCCATTCAATAAAGGAATGATATACGTCTCGTTCGAAACGAATGGCGTAAGATCCTCTAAGACATCATCTAAGTGATAGGCTTTCGTCGAAAGCAAAACGACATCAAATACGTGATCCGGTCGCATGTCTCGTGTCACTAACTGAGGCGTAATCGTGATATCGCCATGAGGACTAGTGATCTGTAGACCTGTTTTTTGTAATTGTTCATATCGCTTCGGACGGACGAGAAAGGTCACCTGTTCACCTTGCTCAGCAAGACGGCCCCCGAAATAACCTCCGACTGCTCCTGCACCTACAACTAAAATGTTCATATGTACTATCTCCTCCTTACCCGTTCTGGTTATTGATTACTCCTTCACCCTAACATATTTGGAACCGATTTCCTGATTGCCAGTTGAATCTCTAATATTTAAGTGAAGCGTTTGCATTTTAGAAAAAAACGTATATACTAACTTGTATACAAGTATACCCACTCTAGAAATCAGGTGATTCTATGTCAGAACTGTTATACCCCTTGAAGTGGTTGTCAAAAGCTTCTGCCGGAGATCGTGTCGCGCACGAACTACGAATGCGGATCATTTCAGGAAAAATTGAAAGCGGTACCATTTTATCCGAAAACAAAATAGCCTCTGATTTTTCAGTCAGTCGCTCACCTGTCCGTGATGCGTTAAAGGTCCTTGCAGCCGAACAGTTGATTCGTCTCGAACGAATGGGGGCGGTCGTCGTCGGTTTATCCGAGCGCGACATTCAAGAAATCTATGATGTCCGGTTACTCATCGAAACGTTCGTCTTCGAGCGACTTGTTAAGGTCGAACGGGCAGAACTCGTCCGTGAACTCAGCAAAATTCTCGAAATGATGAAGGTTGCTATCAAATATAAGGATGCTGATGAATTCTCTTTCCAAGACGTACTGTTTCATGAAACAATCATCCGCTCGATTGATCATGGGTATGTCAGCATGATTTGGCAAAATCTCAAACCAGTCATGGAAAGTTTCATCCTCCTATCGATGCGGGTACGATTCGAGGAAGACATCGAAGACTTCGAACGCATCCTCGCGAACCATGCCTTGTATATCGAAGCGATTGAGACAGGGGATCGTGAACGGATGGTTGCTTCCTTACATCAGAACTTTGATGATGTTCAGGAAGTCGAAGATCTCTGGAAAACGCAACAAATGATGTCGAAAGGAGTCGATTCACATGACTGAATACATGTTAGGCGTCGATATCGGAACGACGAGTACGAAAGCAGTCTTATTTACGACAAAAGGAGAGGTCATCGGACAAACGAACGTCGGTTACCCACTCCACACACCGAACCGTTCGACGGCGGAACAGGATCCGGAAGAAATTTTTGATGCCGTACTCGAATCCATCCGCTTGATCACAAAACGTCATCCGAGCATGCCACCGAAGTTCGTCGCGTTCAGTAGTGCCATGCACAGTTTGATTGCGATGGACGCACAACATCAACCGTTGACTGCCTGCATCACATGGGCAGACAGTCGGAGTGAAGCATGGTCGAACAAGATTAAGGAACAATATGGTCTCTCGATCTATCACCGGACCGGGACACCGATTCATCCGATGTCACCGCTTAGCAAAATCAGTTGGCTCGTCGAAGATCGTCCGGAGCTCCACGCTCAAACGAAAAAGTATGTCGGGATCAAGGAGTTCGTGTTCCAAAGACTGTTCGGAACATATGTCATCGACCACTCTCTCGCTTCAGCAACTGGTCTCTTTAATATTCATGAATTAGGTTGGGATACGGGCGCATTGCATGTCGCAGGTATCGATGCAAGCTATTTATCGGAACCCGTACCGACAACGACGTCATGTACCGGACTCAATACTGATTACGCACGACAAATGGGATTATCCGTCGATACGCCGTTCTTAGTCGGTGCTAGTGACGGTGTCCTCTCCAATTTAGGTGTCAACGCGATTCGCAAAGGGGAAATCGCGATCACGATCGGAACGAGCGGTGCCATCCGAACGATCATTGATCGTCCACAGACGGATGAAAAAGGACGAACGTTCTGTTACGCACTGACCGAGGACCACTGGGTCATCGGCGGCCCCGTCAATAACGGTGGAATGGTCTTACGTTGGATTCGAGACGAACTCGCTTCAGCAGAAGTCGAGACAGCAAAACGTCTCGGTATCGATCCGTATGCTGTCCTGACGAAGATTGCCGAACGCGTCCGCCCGGGGTCCGACGGTCTGTTGTTCCATCCTTACTTGTCCGGTGAACGAGCACCGCTATGGAATCCGGACGTCAGCGGTTCATTCTTCGGTTTGACGCTCTCACACAAAAAAGAGCACATGATTCGGGCAGCACTAGAAGGCGTCATCTACAATCTGTATACCGTCTTCCTCGCACTCGTCGAATGCATGGATGGTCCTGTGACGCGGATTCAGGCAACCGGTGGATTTGCCCGGTCTGAAGTCTGGCGCCAAATGATGGCGGACATCTTTGAGTCGGAAGTCGTCATTCCGGAAAGTTTCGAAAGTTCATGTCTTGGCGCTTGTATTCTCGGACTGTATGCGACAGGGGAAATCGATTCGTTCGAAGTCGTATCCGAGATGATTGGGGAAACACATCGCCATGTACCAAATGAAGAAGCGATGCATGAATATCGTCAGCTTTTACCGATTTTCATTAGTCTAGCGCGGACATTATCCGAAGACCACAAACGAATTGCTATGTATCAACGGAGCTTGATTCAAGAGGAAAACTAACTTAATCTTTTGGGGGAAGTCATCATGCCTTTAGTCATCGTAGGAATTGGGATCGTCGCATTGCTCGTTCTCATCATGGGGTTAAAATTAAATACGTTCGTTTCACTCATCATCGTTTCCTTTGGCGTTGCACTATTACTCGGTATGCCGCTCGATCAGATCGTCAAGACGATCGAAGCCGGTATCGGAGGAACACTCGGTCACCTAGCACTGATCTTTGGGCTTGGTGCGATGCTTGGAAAGCTAATCGCTGACGCCGGGGGGGCGCAGCGAATCGCGATGACGCTTGTCGCACGATTCGGGGAAAAGAACATCCAATGGGCGGTCGTCGTTGCTTCGTTCATCATCGGAATCGCACTTTTCTTCGAAGTCGGACTCGTTCTGTTGATTCCAATCGTCTTTGCGATTTCACGCCAGCTCCGCGTTTCGATCTTATATCTTGGGATCCCAATGGTCGCAGCACTGTCTGTCACGCACGGCTTCTTACCACCTCACCCAGGTCCGACCGTCATCGCAGGGGAGTATAAAGCCAATATCGGGGAAGTCTTATTGTATGGTTTCATCGTTGCTGTTCCGACAGTCATCATTGCTGGTCCTGTTTTTACGAAGATCGCGAAACGACTCGTACCTGAATCGTTTACACGCACAGGAAACATCGCGTCACTCGGGGAACAAAAAGAATTTGATTTAGACGAGACGCCAGGTTTCGGTATTAGTGTCTTCACTGCGATGCTACCGGTCCTCTTGATGTCGGTCGCAACGATCTTCACGCTTTTACAAGAAACACTCGGCTTGGGTGAGAGTAGCGTCATCTCGGCGATCGAGTTCATCGGGAACGCCTCGACGGCGATGTTGATTTCGTTACTCGTCGCGGTCTATACGATGGGGATCGCCCGTAAGATTCCGATGCAAACGGTCATGGAATCTTGTACGACGGCCATCGCCCAAATCGGAATGATGCTATTGATCATCGGTGGTGGCGGTGCCTTCAAACAAGTCTTGATTGACGGCGGCGTCGGTACATTCGTCGCACAATTATTTGAAGGATCGGCGTTATCTCCGATTCTGCTCGCTTGGTTGATCGCTGCGATTCTGCGAATCTCACTTGGTTCTGCGACAGTCGCTGCCCTTTCGACAGCAGGTCTCGTCATTCCGTTACTGGAGCAATCTGACGTCAACTTAGCGCTCGTCGTCCTTGCGACTGGTGCGGGTAGTCTAATCGCTTCACACGTCAATGATGCGGGCTTCTGGATGTTTAAAGAATATTTCGGTTTATCATTAAAAGAAACGTTTGCGACATGGACTGTGCTTGAGACGATCATTTCCGTTTGTGGACTTGGGTTCGTTCTTCTCCTCAGCCTCGTCGTCTAAGAAAAGGAGTCGTTCTACTTATGCAACATTCTATCGGAGTCATCGGGCTTGGCGTCATGGGACGCAACTTAGCACTGAATATGGCGAGTCATCAAGAAGAAGTCGCCATCTATAACTACACACGTGATTTAACGGACGATCTCGTCGCACACGATGAGGGATTACCACTTCATCCGTACTACGATATCGAAGCATTCGTACAGTCACTCGCCCGTCCGCGTAAAATCTTCATGATGGTCACGGCCGGCAGCGCGATTGATTCAGTCATCGAATCGTTACTTCCACATCTCGAAACAGGCGACATCATCATGGATGGTGGAAATTCCCACTTCCTTGATACGGAACGTCGCTTCGACGAACTCCAACGACACGGCATCGAATACATCGGCGTCGGCGTATCGGGTGGTGAAGTCGGTGCACGGACCGGTCCTGCGATCATGCCGGGTGGATCGAAAGAAGCCTACGAACATGTCGCACCGATCTTGACGAAGATTGCCGCTCACGTTGAAGGCGATCCATGTTGTGTCTATATCGGTCCGAAGGGCGCTGGTCACTTCGTCAAGATGGTCCATAACGGGATCGAGTACGCTGACATGCAACTGATCGCTGAAGCTTACAGCTTCCTTCGTTTCCGCCTTGGACTCGACGTGACGGAAGTTGCAGACATCTTCGCCGAGTGGAACGCAGGCGAACTGAAAAGTTACCTGATTGAGATCACAGCGGACATTCTCCGGAAAACGGATGACGAGACAGGGCAACCGTTGATCGATGTCATTCTCGATCAAGCTGGTCAAAAAGGAACCGGAAAATGGACAAGCTTACAAGCAATTGATAATGGAATCGCCTCTTCGATCATCACGGAAGCCTTGTTCGCTCGTTACCTTTCAGCTGTTAAAGAAGAACGCGTCGCAGCGTCTGCTGTTCTGAAGGGACCAGAAGACTTGTCATCGCTTGAGCGGGACGCGTGGATCGAACGGATTCGTCAAGCGCTTTATATGGGGAAAGTCGCAGCTTACGCGCAAGGCTTTACCCAGTACCGGACATCGTCTGAACTATACGACTGGAACTTACGCCTTGAGGAGATCGCCTTGATTTTCCGTGGTGGATGTATCATCCGGGCAGACTTCTTGAATGTCATCAGTGAAGCGTTCAAAAACGACGCGAACCTCTCGAACTTAATGCTCGCCCCATTCTTCGCTGAGAAAGTACAGGCGTATCAAGAATCGTTACGCCACGTCGTTGCCGAGGGTGCGCTATCTGGTTTTGCGCTCCCATGTCTATCGACGTCGTTGACGTATTATGATAGCTACCGGACAGCAAACTCGAATGCCAACATGTTGCAAGCCCAACGCGATTATTTCGGTGCGCATACGTATGCTCGAACAGACCGCGAAGGGATCTTCCACACGGACTGGCAATAAAGAATACAGCTCCCGACTCCTGTTTCATTTAGGAGTCGGGATTTCTTTTTTTGTTCACACAATTTTTTCTGAAATAAGAAATTGCCGATTATACCTTGACAAAAGTGTTGGTCTATATGAAATTAGTATTAGATTAGAATTATTCTAGTGTGATAAATACAGATTATCTGTATGCACTAGAACAGATTCTAAATATAGAACCCTTGAGGAGGATTTTTATCATGTCTTTAATCGGAAGTGAAGTAAAACCATTCAGTGCATCAGCATTCCACAACGGAGAATTCGTTGACCTAACGGATGCCAACCTTCGCGGTAAATGGAGTGTCGTATGTTTCTACCCTGCAGACTTTACATTCGTTTGCCCGACAGAACTCGAAGATCTCCAAAACCAATACGCAACTCTCAAAGCGCTTGACGTTGAAGTTTACTCTGTTTCAACAGATACGCATTTCACACATAAAGCATGGCACGAAACGTCAGAAACAATCGGTAAAATCGAGTACGTTATGATCGGTGACCCATCACACGTCATCTCACGTAACTTCGAAGTCTTGAACGAACAAGATGGTCTTGCTGACCGCGGTACGTTCATCATTGATCCAGACGGCGTCATCCAAACAGTTGAAATCAACGCAGGCGGCATCGGTCGTGATGCGAGCACACTCGTCAACAAAATCAAAGCAGCACAATACGTACGTAACAATCCAGGCGAAGTCTGCCCAGCGAAATGGGAAGAAGGCTCTGCAACACTCACACCAAGCCTTGACCTCGTCGGAAAAATTTAAGGAGCGGATTCGCGATGGCTTTAGCACCAGACATTAAAGCACAACTCGCGCAATACCTCGAGCTTCTCGAAGGCGATCTCGTCCTAGCCGTTAGTGCTGGGACAGACGCCGTCTCGCTTGAGATGAGCGCACTCGTCGAAGAGATCGCAAGCATGACACCACGCATCTCCGTCGAGCAGGCAAGCCTTCCCCGGACACCAAGTTTCACAGTCAACCGTGTCGGTGAGACAAGCGGCATCACGTTCGCGGGAATCCCACTCGGTCATGAGTTCACGTCCCTCGTCCTCGCACTGCTTCAAGTCAGCGGTCGAGCACCGAAGGTCGACGCGGACGTCATCAAGCAGATTCAAGGCATTCAAGAAGCGTACCACTTCGAGTCGTACATCAGCTTGAGCTGCCACAACTGCCCAGATGTCGTACAAGCGTTGAACGTCATGAGCGTCCTCAATCCGAACATCAGTCACACGATGATTGATGGCGCGGCATTTAAAGCAGAAGTCGAACAAAAAGAGATCATGGCTGTTCCGACAGTCTTCGTCAACGGCGAAGCATTTGGTAACGGACGGATGTCGCTTGAAGAAATCTTGGCGAAGCTTGGCACAGGTGCCGATGCTTCTGATTTCGCTGATAAAGATCCATACGATGTCCTCGTCGTCGGTGGTGGTCCAGCTGGATCGAGTGCTGCGATTTATGCAGCCCGTAAAGGGATCCGGACAGGAATCGTCGCAGAACGCTTCGGTGGACAAGTCATGGATACGATGAGCATCGAAAACTTCATCAGCATGAAGTACACGGAAGGA contains:
- a CDS encoding GntR family transcriptional regulator, yielding MSELLYPLKWLSKASAGDRVAHELRMRIISGKIESGTILSENKIASDFSVSRSPVRDALKVLAAEQLIRLERMGAVVVGLSERDIQEIYDVRLLIETFVFERLVKVERAELVRELSKILEMMKVAIKYKDADEFSFQDVLFHETIIRSIDHGYVSMIWQNLKPVMESFILLSMRVRFEEDIEDFERILANHALYIEAIETGDRERMVASLHQNFDDVQEVEDLWKTQQMMSKGVDSHD
- a CDS encoding polysaccharide pyruvyl transferase family protein, translating into MKRIIIRAGMTPFEQFDAPYLMKHNSIGGNVGNLIYQYSIFRTLMTEGTTITPDYYYYDEERADEINANFDLYVIPLADAFRKEFVPTLRKYTRLIKKLKIPVVVIGVGLRAPFEPDLDGGFPFDEDVKAFVSAVLERSSMLGLRGEITSKYLTRLGFREGIDHRVIGCPSMYAFGRDLHIRETNITPESMITVNSSRLAPQNVLDFITRGMEEYPNHYFIPQWMKELKLTYTGTHPIADLSVTNYPVKMSDPAYMNDRVRFFLNAQTWFDFIGQADLSFGARLHGNITATLAGTPSILIPKDARMRELTDYHQLTHIWANDIKADTQLSDVVANADFQSPVRVQARNFDNFVDFLNVNDLEHIYQETNYPENVPFDRQMAQAELLPPVQPISGVSLEEAVARFERFFPEQEKKIADAQKQAKAQLAEKDKKIKALQKQTTTTQKDQEIAALKAQLAAQTKKMKHQQGTLNRKAVRAALKTADLFAKK
- the ahpC gene encoding alkyl hydroperoxide reductase subunit C, producing the protein MSLIGSEVKPFSASAFHNGEFVDLTDANLRGKWSVVCFYPADFTFVCPTELEDLQNQYATLKALDVEVYSVSTDTHFTHKAWHETSETIGKIEYVMIGDPSHVISRNFEVLNEQDGLADRGTFIIDPDGVIQTVEINAGGIGRDASTLVNKIKAAQYVRNNPGEVCPAKWEEGSATLTPSLDLVGKI
- the gntK gene encoding gluconokinase, encoding MTEYMLGVDIGTTSTKAVLFTTKGEVIGQTNVGYPLHTPNRSTAEQDPEEIFDAVLESIRLITKRHPSMPPKFVAFSSAMHSLIAMDAQHQPLTACITWADSRSEAWSNKIKEQYGLSIYHRTGTPIHPMSPLSKISWLVEDRPELHAQTKKYVGIKEFVFQRLFGTYVIDHSLASATGLFNIHELGWDTGALHVAGIDASYLSEPVPTTTSCTGLNTDYARQMGLSVDTPFLVGASDGVLSNLGVNAIRKGEIAITIGTSGAIRTIIDRPQTDEKGRTFCYALTEDHWVIGGPVNNGGMVLRWIRDELASAEVETAKRLGIDPYAVLTKIAERVRPGSDGLLFHPYLSGERAPLWNPDVSGSFFGLTLSHKKEHMIRAALEGVIYNLYTVFLALVECMDGPVTRIQATGGFARSEVWRQMMADIFESEVVIPESFESSCLGACILGLYATGEIDSFEVVSEMIGETHRHVPNEEAMHEYRQLLPIFISLARTLSEDHKRIAMYQRSLIQEEN
- a CDS encoding ketopantoate reductase family protein, which translates into the protein MNILVVGAGAVGGYFGGRLAEQGEQVTFLVRPKRYEQLQKTGLQITSPHGDITITPQLVTRDMRPDHVFDVVLLSTKAYHLDDVLEDLTPFVSNETYIIPLLNGMQHIRRLTEVFGEERVLGGLCFIESTLDAEGRILQTSPSHRLLFGSRTGKPTARLQEIATRFAKAKAPMAYSMHIMDDMWQKYLFISTFAGVTTLFRSAIGSIREEAVGRQMIVDVMNEAKQAMEEQGAVFNDDTETVLLKQMHAMEDTMKSSMLRDMEKGQPVEVEHFFSALLKPTSTERFRALKLVEANLRMYLGTIK
- the ahpF gene encoding alkyl hydroperoxide reductase subunit F, with the protein product MALAPDIKAQLAQYLELLEGDLVLAVSAGTDAVSLEMSALVEEIASMTPRISVEQASLPRTPSFTVNRVGETSGITFAGIPLGHEFTSLVLALLQVSGRAPKVDADVIKQIQGIQEAYHFESYISLSCHNCPDVVQALNVMSVLNPNISHTMIDGAAFKAEVEQKEIMAVPTVFVNGEAFGNGRMSLEEILAKLGTGADASDFADKDPYDVLVVGGGPAGSSAAIYAARKGIRTGIVAERFGGQVMDTMSIENFISMKYTEGPKLVASLEEHVKEYGIDVMNLQRATRLEKKDLLELELENGAVLKTKSLILSTGARWRNVGVPGELEFKNKGVAYCPHCDGPLFEGKRVAVIGGGNSGIEAAIDLAGIVKHVTVLEFAPELKADAVLQERLASLPNVTVVVNAQTKEITGTDKVNGITYIERETNVERHVELEGVFVQIGLVPNTDWLGETVSRNKFGEVQVDRHGATNVPGVFAAGDCTDSAYKQIIISMGSGATAALGAFDHLIRN
- the gnd gene encoding decarboxylating NADP(+)-dependent phosphogluconate dehydrogenase, which encodes MQHSIGVIGLGVMGRNLALNMASHQEEVAIYNYTRDLTDDLVAHDEGLPLHPYYDIEAFVQSLARPRKIFMMVTAGSAIDSVIESLLPHLETGDIIMDGGNSHFLDTERRFDELQRHGIEYIGVGVSGGEVGARTGPAIMPGGSKEAYEHVAPILTKIAAHVEGDPCCVYIGPKGAGHFVKMVHNGIEYADMQLIAEAYSFLRFRLGLDVTEVADIFAEWNAGELKSYLIEITADILRKTDDETGQPLIDVILDQAGQKGTGKWTSLQAIDNGIASSIITEALFARYLSAVKEERVAASAVLKGPEDLSSLERDAWIERIRQALYMGKVAAYAQGFTQYRTSSELYDWNLRLEEIALIFRGGCIIRADFLNVISEAFKNDANLSNLMLAPFFAEKVQAYQESLRHVVAEGALSGFALPCLSTSLTYYDSYRTANSNANMLQAQRDYFGAHTYARTDREGIFHTDWQ
- a CDS encoding GntP family permease, whose translation is MPLVIVGIGIVALLVLIMGLKLNTFVSLIIVSFGVALLLGMPLDQIVKTIEAGIGGTLGHLALIFGLGAMLGKLIADAGGAQRIAMTLVARFGEKNIQWAVVVASFIIGIALFFEVGLVLLIPIVFAISRQLRVSILYLGIPMVAALSVTHGFLPPHPGPTVIAGEYKANIGEVLLYGFIVAVPTVIIAGPVFTKIAKRLVPESFTRTGNIASLGEQKEFDLDETPGFGISVFTAMLPVLLMSVATIFTLLQETLGLGESSVISAIEFIGNASTAMLISLLVAVYTMGIARKIPMQTVMESCTTAIAQIGMMLLIIGGGGAFKQVLIDGGVGTFVAQLFEGSALSPILLAWLIAAILRISLGSATVAALSTAGLVIPLLEQSDVNLALVVLATGAGSLIASHVNDAGFWMFKEYFGLSLKETFATWTVLETIISVCGLGFVLLLSLVV